One genomic segment of Synechocystis sp. LKSZ1 includes these proteins:
- the dsr2 gene encoding anti-phage defense-associated sirtuin Dsr2, whose amino-acid sequence MRVTNNDVPDSIRPYLNEIAERVWAERAAVMVGAGFSKNAGNGFPDWNQLGDLFYQKAHGVKPDLARQKYLNILRLAEEVQAAIGRPALENLLRANIPDLNVEPSGLHVELLELPWVDVFTTNYDTLIERASAKVVTRRYEPVVNREDIPYAIKPRIVKLHGSFPSERPFIITEEDYRRYPHDYAPFVNTVQQALLENTFCLIGFSGDDPNFLQWIGWIRDNLGKDKTQKIYLIGVFNFSSARLQLLMQRGIIVVDLSCCHGIEKHDHKKALSWFFEYIRSKKPDALDWPHDPQMMHPANVKDCIEEFQKITEEWRRQRQSYPGWLILPHDKRENLWVFTENWVRYLPDMEKSPPGLDIKYVFELIWRLERCLLPVFNNIAEFCEKILNKYWPFQNEDLPANCKIHPREDKFQDLSWNDLRQAWLAIKLAMLRFYREEGYLEKWKEAEILLNDLSDYLSAEQKEFLNYEGFLFSLFTLDLPNAKQRIENWRPNETQSYWMAKRAAGLAEIGLLNEAEIIARDALENIRKKLNQKASLTDLTLVSLESNAMLLGKYIQDAATLEKGKWETLQENNKQFHERLDEFKRLKYDPYNEIKLFELTLRNSPVQIRTITEKREFDIGLVTKTHHFSSIDQEGLSAYSFLRFCEEVGLPYRIGIYTMAAKTALASLQCISRYSSFWAMATLVRLGDAKAVDSLFSRESVYRFTANEADQLIHSYLDALNKCRNDIYAGDTFRQDSYSVRLSQLLPEIISRLCCKCSGKMKHRVFEFVHGIYTSPNKTNYRNIKSLTIRLISSMSEVEQYMLVPDLLKIPFPEDLSPLVKNEFPNPFLLLKLNQKPECAPVLEIQPGLVDYLLKQATSDNLGRRWAITSLVTLYNLQLLDDGQSRKLAGVIWCVTDQYGLPDGTDFYKFMFLRLPHPEGVNPVQLFKNYVMSTPFPIQKKQQDKGISIMNGNILIVDEIINANNNNGASIWTAEDAAEILQHLIEWWDADKDRLSEKGNVFFSISEEFQARFARMVELLAEVVGPKLSADSPDEIKTSLNRLLKEVREYGLPGLAAEAACLPICLDQKADVYNRISEALISNQDNIQKDGLMAIAKIIAIGNDADPDSFKPDPDSLLSQYLTWCPTHSINLALRIIVRILENSLDSFSTSLEIAVQRRLGRLLADTAYDNDNPDLNFDEKLTVRLISSTLAAVLWKYYKSRSLTVPAVIEKWRETSLSPDEFAEIRNVWRDCETEKT is encoded by the coding sequence ATGAGAGTAACGAACAACGATGTGCCGGATTCCATCCGCCCCTACTTAAACGAAATTGCGGAACGTGTATGGGCTGAGCGAGCCGCTGTAATGGTTGGTGCAGGCTTCAGCAAAAATGCGGGGAATGGGTTTCCTGATTGGAACCAGTTGGGCGATCTTTTTTATCAGAAAGCACATGGGGTTAAGCCTGATCTAGCTAGACAAAAGTATCTGAATATTTTGCGGCTAGCTGAAGAAGTGCAGGCGGCTATTGGTCGACCCGCGCTGGAGAACTTGCTCCGCGCCAACATCCCGGATCTGAACGTCGAACCTTCTGGTCTCCATGTCGAGCTACTTGAGTTGCCATGGGTAGATGTATTCACCACTAATTACGACACCTTGATTGAACGGGCTAGCGCCAAGGTTGTAACCCGGCGATACGAGCCGGTTGTTAACAGAGAGGATATCCCCTACGCCATCAAGCCCAGAATTGTGAAGCTCCACGGCAGCTTCCCCTCGGAGCGGCCCTTTATCATCACCGAAGAGGATTACCGGCGCTATCCTCATGACTATGCCCCTTTCGTCAATACCGTTCAGCAGGCCCTTCTTGAGAACACCTTCTGCCTGATCGGATTTTCCGGAGACGATCCCAATTTTCTTCAGTGGATCGGCTGGATTCGCGATAACCTTGGTAAAGACAAGACCCAGAAAATTTATCTGATCGGGGTATTCAACTTTTCGTCCGCCAGGCTACAACTTCTGATGCAACGTGGGATTATTGTCGTTGACCTTTCGTGTTGCCACGGCATCGAGAAACATGATCACAAAAAGGCGTTAAGTTGGTTTTTCGAATACATAAGGTCGAAAAAACCGGATGCTCTTGATTGGCCTCATGACCCCCAAATGATGCATCCTGCTAACGTAAAGGATTGTATCGAAGAGTTTCAGAAGATCACGGAAGAATGGCGGCGGCAAAGGCAGTCCTATCCCGGCTGGCTGATTCTACCACATGATAAAAGAGAGAATTTGTGGGTATTTACAGAGAACTGGGTTAGATATCTTCCGGACATGGAGAAATCCCCCCCGGGGTTGGATATTAAATATGTTTTTGAGTTGATTTGGCGGCTTGAAAGGTGTTTGCTACCGGTTTTCAACAACATAGCAGAGTTTTGCGAAAAAATCCTCAACAAGTACTGGCCATTTCAAAACGAAGATCTACCTGCAAACTGCAAAATCCACCCCAGGGAAGATAAATTTCAAGATTTATCATGGAATGACCTTCGGCAGGCATGGCTGGCCATTAAGCTTGCTATGCTACGCTTCTATCGTGAGGAGGGATATCTCGAAAAATGGAAGGAAGCGGAAATCCTGCTTAATGATCTTTCCGACTATCTTTCGGCAGAGCAAAAGGAGTTTCTGAATTACGAAGGCTTTCTCTTCAGCCTTTTTACCCTGGATCTGCCCAACGCTAAACAACGTATTGAAAACTGGCGACCAAATGAAACGCAATCCTACTGGATGGCCAAGCGTGCTGCCGGACTAGCTGAAATTGGTTTACTCAATGAAGCCGAAATAATTGCAAGGGATGCACTGGAAAACATCAGGAAAAAACTAAATCAGAAGGCGAGTCTAACAGATCTCACCTTGGTTTCTCTCGAAAGTAATGCGATGCTATTGGGGAAATACATTCAAGATGCTGCTACTCTCGAAAAGGGGAAATGGGAAACACTGCAAGAAAACAATAAGCAATTCCATGAGCGATTGGATGAATTTAAAAGGTTAAAATATGACCCATATAACGAAATCAAGCTCTTCGAGTTAACTCTGAGAAATTCGCCGGTTCAAATAAGAACCATCACTGAGAAACGAGAATTTGATATTGGCTTGGTCACTAAAACTCACCACTTTAGCAGTATTGACCAGGAAGGATTGAGTGCCTATTCCTTCCTTCGATTCTGTGAGGAGGTAGGCTTACCATATCGTATCGGTATCTATACAATGGCAGCGAAAACCGCGTTGGCAAGTCTGCAATGTATATCTCGTTATTCTTCATTTTGGGCGATGGCAACGCTTGTCAGGCTGGGGGATGCGAAAGCTGTTGATAGCCTGTTCAGCCGCGAGTCCGTTTACAGATTTACTGCCAATGAGGCAGATCAGTTAATTCATAGCTATCTGGATGCGCTCAATAAATGCCGGAATGATATCTACGCAGGCGATACTTTTCGACAGGACAGTTACAGTGTGCGTCTCTCACAGCTACTGCCTGAGATCATATCGAGGCTCTGTTGCAAATGTTCAGGTAAGATGAAGCACCGCGTCTTTGAGTTTGTTCATGGAATCTATACTTCACCCAACAAAACGAATTACCGGAATATCAAAAGCCTAACCATTCGGCTCATAAGTTCTATGTCTGAAGTAGAGCAATACATGCTGGTTCCGGACTTACTAAAAATTCCTTTCCCCGAAGATTTGAGCCCACTCGTCAAAAACGAATTTCCGAATCCTTTCCTACTACTCAAGTTAAATCAGAAGCCTGAATGTGCCCCTGTCTTGGAAATTCAGCCTGGATTGGTAGACTACTTGTTGAAACAGGCAACGTCGGATAATTTAGGTCGGCGTTGGGCAATAACATCTCTGGTAACACTGTACAACTTACAGCTACTTGACGACGGCCAAAGCAGGAAATTAGCAGGAGTTATCTGGTGTGTAACGGATCAGTACGGACTGCCGGATGGTACCGATTTCTACAAATTTATGTTTTTGCGACTTCCCCATCCTGAGGGTGTTAATCCTGTCCAGCTTTTCAAAAATTATGTCATGTCCACGCCTTTTCCGATTCAAAAAAAACAGCAAGACAAGGGCATCAGCATAATGAATGGAAATATCCTCATCGTGGACGAAATTATTAATGCAAATAATAATAATGGCGCAAGTATCTGGACGGCGGAAGATGCCGCCGAGATTCTACAACACCTGATTGAGTGGTGGGATGCCGACAAGGATAGACTGAGTGAAAAGGGAAATGTGTTTTTCTCAATATCGGAAGAATTTCAGGCAAGATTTGCCCGTATGGTCGAACTGCTTGCCGAAGTTGTAGGCCCGAAACTCAGCGCAGATTCACCTGACGAAATTAAAACATCCCTCAATCGACTTCTTAAGGAAGTTCGGGAGTACGGATTGCCGGGTCTTGCAGCTGAAGCGGCTTGTCTTCCCATATGCCTGGATCAGAAGGCTGATGTTTATAACCGGATCAGTGAAGCATTGATTTCGAATCAGGATAACATCCAAAAAGATGGGCTTATGGCAATCGCCAAAATCATTGCTATTGGGAATGATGCTGATCCAGACTCATTTAAACCGGATCCAGACTCATTACTCAGCCAATATCTTACATGGTGTCCAACACATTCCATAAACTTAGCACTGCGAATCATCGTTCGTATTCTGGAAAATTCGCTAGATAGTTTTTCAACTAGTCTGGAAATAGCTGTCCAAAGGCGACTTGGTAGGTTACTTGCTGATACGGCATACGATAATGACAATCCAGATTTGAATTTTGACGAAAAACTGACAGTCCGGCTCATCTCATCCACTTTGGCAGCAGTACTCTGGAAATATTACAAATCTCGGAGCTTAACCGTCCCTGCGGTTATTGAAAAATGGCGTGAGACAAGTCTATCTCCTGATGAGTTTGCTGAAATTAGAAACGTATGGAGAGATTGCGAAACAGAAAAAACCTAA
- the xisF gene encoding fdxN element excision recombinase XisF, whose protein sequence is MQIIGYARVSNREQSYGSALEQQKERLVQHGVDKILSDVESGRKDQRLQFNELIELIAAGGVKKVVATRCDRISRSIITLKKFFEHCEKHQVQVLVLDDAIDTTTAAGKFHLNMLGALAEMESDRLSERVKHGHEYHQKQQKPYFAPFGYRKVENRLELDRTPILCCDGREWSPAELARYRIDLILELGSLRKALRKYNETFGIQIYSRGKGQRKKDASVGASGLSIWLSNPILRGHIAYGRTRKARVKYEDHWTIIRDTHEALITEAEWQILRDILIRNSKRMGNRGGGSKHHFLGIVRCEVCNRHCLISSSRRRTGVYTYRYQCSTYAELRACEQVQGVRAERVKEAVIAELIKRAGDIVKLESGQKAKEENPEIPILRKQVEDLLQIQPQSRVIREAIEETKREITRLEINQIIKHEETLSRQGEVLEIFSDPSFWAWLEERLSSGEIRALYRKWVKTILIRDGAVVKVELTM, encoded by the coding sequence ATGCAAATTATTGGATACGCGAGGGTAAGTAATCGAGAGCAGTCCTATGGCTCGGCGCTGGAGCAACAGAAAGAAAGGTTAGTCCAGCATGGAGTTGACAAGATTTTGTCAGACGTAGAGAGCGGTAGAAAAGACCAGCGATTACAGTTTAACGAGTTGATAGAATTGATAGCAGCCGGTGGGGTAAAGAAGGTTGTCGCCACCCGATGTGACCGGATTAGTCGAAGCATTATTACCCTGAAGAAGTTTTTTGAGCATTGCGAGAAGCACCAGGTACAGGTTTTGGTTCTGGATGACGCTATCGATACCACGACAGCGGCGGGTAAATTCCACCTCAATATGTTGGGCGCATTGGCAGAGATGGAAAGTGATCGCTTGTCGGAACGGGTCAAGCATGGTCACGAGTACCACCAAAAACAGCAGAAGCCGTACTTTGCACCCTTTGGCTATCGGAAAGTAGAGAACCGCCTGGAGTTGGATAGAACCCCTATCCTCTGCTGTGATGGTCGAGAATGGAGCCCCGCTGAGTTAGCAAGATACCGAATCGATTTAATACTTGAATTGGGAAGCCTGCGAAAGGCCCTGAGAAAATATAACGAAACCTTCGGCATCCAAATATATTCACGAGGAAAGGGTCAGAGGAAGAAAGATGCGAGTGTAGGAGCGTCGGGGCTATCCATTTGGCTATCCAATCCAATTCTGCGCGGTCATATAGCCTATGGAAGGACGAGAAAAGCGAGGGTTAAATACGAAGACCACTGGACAATCATCCGCGATACTCACGAGGCCCTGATAACCGAGGCAGAATGGCAGATCCTTAGAGATATTCTGATCCGCAATTCCAAGCGCATGGGGAACCGTGGTGGTGGGAGTAAACACCATTTCTTGGGCATTGTGAGATGTGAGGTCTGTAATCGCCACTGCTTGATAAGCTCCAGTCGGAGACGGACTGGGGTCTATACTTACCGCTATCAATGTAGTACCTACGCCGAGTTAAGGGCCTGCGAGCAGGTCCAAGGAGTCCGGGCAGAGCGAGTGAAAGAGGCGGTTATCGCTGAATTGATCAAGAGGGCCGGCGATATTGTAAAGCTAGAGTCAGGACAAAAGGCTAAGGAAGAAAACCCAGAGATTCCCATACTCAGGAAACAGGTAGAAGACCTATTGCAAATTCAACCCCAATCCAGAGTGATCAGAGAGGCCATTGAAGAAACCAAGCGGGAAATTACCAGATTAGAGATTAACCAGATCATCAAGCACGAAGAAACCCTATCGAGACAAGGTGAGGTGTTAGAGATATTCTCAGACCCTAGTTTCTGGGCTTGGCTAGAGGAACGACTAAGCTCTGGAGAAATTAGGGCCCTTTATCGCAAATGGGTCAAGACCATCTTGATTCGGGATGGAGCTGTCGTTAAGGTCGAGTTGACCATGTAA